GGAAACTCAATGCCTTTCAGATTTAATACCGTAGAATAATGTGGATATGAAGATTCTTGATCTGTATTCCTTTCAGCAGGATGCAGACTGGCCACCACTGACCATGCAAAACATGCATTgtcatttgattttacattaactacagctttcttcatcataattttacttgGTAACTGGATGTTGCATCCTGCATGCAAAgggttatatttatttatatttattgttaaatttagtataCGCGACAACGCCCatccgctatcgcgttcttagAATTCCTCCAACGATGCTAGGATTATCTCGATGACGTGTAACTGGTACCACTCATGCAAATCGGAGCATTGAAAGAGTTCATAATTTCTTGTTGTGATACACTTATTAGCGCGTTTGTCACCTGCGACAAATTCACCATTAAAAATAGCGTTTATCTTTACGTTGCCATGTCTCTGCATGAAACTTTGCACGTGCTTAAGTACAATTTCTCGCGCATCCTCTAGAAATTGATACGGTTCAATGTGTTTGAAATTAATCACAGCACCAGTCAGTATACGACTTTCAAAAACTGTATCTATCTCACGCCATCGGAGTCCTGTACTATATCCAGCGCCCATTTGCACAAACCGCCCACGCATCATTTGTTTCAAATCTTCTAGTCGCGTGATACAAGCGATCACAGATTGTCTTCCGCCGATTGACAATCGCGGATATTTACTGCGGCTGCGTCCATCTAGCGATTCGATGAACTCGATACAACGTTGCTCCCACGCCATATACTCTTTATGCGTATTCAATCGAGTGGATTGCTCCACCAAATTACGCTCCGTTTGCtccatttttacaatgtgcttGACTGCATAGACTGATGGGATGCATCGCGATCTTATCATTTTATAATGTCACCatcactttaaatgttattcacAGTGTATCATTTGATACATGTCTAAAGTCTTCGTAGTTGTCATAAATCGGCGCTTGTAAGATTcacatgtatatttgatatcactgactttgtaaaattattaaatgatttcaTCGTGATATCCTATTACTTTTAAACGTGTCACAGCAGGCGTTcgctaaaaatacaaaactgtcaCATTTGCTCCATGACTTCATCATAATGTCGaattatattcaaacgtgtgtctaaattaattttatagatctgtGGTATCAGCGCCTATGATATCATCACAGCTGCTGTACTTTGACACATGCTTTTATGCTGAAAATGCAAATCTGCAATActatatgattttattgtaatattaaattacattcaaacGTGACTAAAACTGAGTTTTACTATCCTGTGATCTCATCACATCTGTCGACGCTTGCAAGATTTACGTTTGAATATGTGTATGATCtcatcataaaatatgtaatttccacatttgatgtcgatatggtggtggggattataaaataaaaagaaatctaaaaacGTTACTCTCATCAGTTGCTCATTATTAACGGACAACTCTTGAAAAATACGAGAGAAATGGCGAACTACTACGTTTCGATCCAGATCGAAGCATGTGAGAAATCTtaagtatctataattattttatattttcattttattttttcatattttcatatttcattgtttcttataaaatccctattttatttattacttatagaacatcatcatcatcatgatacattaatatttttaatattttttgttttatctcattAATCTGTAATCTTATTTACAGAACGCTACCATGATACACATCACACATTTTGGGGAGAAGGTTTGCACTAACTTCTACATCTTATAAATGGTCGGAATCAACGCAGGATCTATATCCTACGTGGAATTGATGCTGGGTGACAACCGCGGAAATCAAATTGCTCtgccttataaaacgtggagatcGTTGACTGAGAAACGTATGGACATATtgaatgtgaattaatagcttatgcttcagataatattgcatacgattcgctaaatgacaaataaaatattataatatgtacaaatgtgAATACTGCATACGATGtgttaaatgacaaataaaatgttataatcatgttatgtgcaaatttgaaataataataaaaatgtgtaaattgaaatagaacttttgattatttttcctaTCCTTAGCGAGGCTGATAGCTATTCAGTGTGGTACAACGTGGTTGTCACAGCTGTGACAATGACTTGAGTTTCTTTTGTTACCAAGAACTCAGTTGTAAgataagtattaaattattactgtCAAAGGTTTTTGACTGTGGGATTTAACATCTCGTagataaatcacgtacattttgaACTATAAAATGATGGACTGCGCTCCTTAGCGTCAGTCATAAGGGTTGgactgtcgtcgtcgtcgtttgtATCTCGtgtgcattaaaaaattgtctcacGAACAAAAAAATGGCATACTTACCCATGTAAAATACCCATGTAATGGagtaagtatatttataatatacttaatattgttTGAATATACTGAATGACTGAATACTAATATACTGAATATTGTTTTGTGTCACTagtaaaatacatgtattttttaatattttattaaataaaattttatactttattaattttatacagcACATTAGAGTTGGaaccgaaaaaattgtaaaccagGTGTCTCTTCAGAGAgagatattactaaaatatataccaGCATAGGTattgttttatgatatttatatatattgggttttattacacattttaatgcttcttttatttttccagaattttacaataaaagtaaatgatatagaaaaaaacattaaattaagaGTGGTAGATGGGACCTCACGAACGGTAGGTCCGTGTATAACTATGTGCATGTGAGTACACAtgtgttattttgattaataataatatatatttttttatttttacagaatggAGATGAAATagcatcgtcatcatcatcatcatcatcatcaggaTTATACATTGTGAGACGAATCCCTCCTAAATGGTCGCTGACAGAGGCACAAAATAGTAAAGAGTTATATATCGAACCACGAGAGCTTCGAGTTCGTCGGGAGACGTTATTGATGTTTGATGAACCGCaggtgtatgtgtgtgtgtttttttggtatttaaattattaattactttatatattttggaTCCACAGAAACTACGAATCGAAGATCTCGAGATAGTAGGtttcataaatatacaaaaaaaaaaaaaaaataaaaattgaaaaagaacgaaaaaactacgagatgaactggacttcttatggtgcgaatcaactttacatggatggtggttttactactattatggtgaaccggatatttttcatttaaatactttatttaataaaaataactaaaattatttgtatacttattaaaaataaataagaagcaaaatttatccaataaagacaaataaaattacttgtgtatattaaaaataaataaataaataaataaataatttttaataacattttaataaaaccatttttatgtatttcttttaaaataaataaaataaaaagaataaatatattacattcaagcaaattattattattttccctattctcttttATTCCTAAGaacatcttagaaataagaacgcgtgcgattgagaacattggcgtgcgaagtataaaataagccgtgggagagcaaaattaattgtatacttattaaaaataaataagaatttatccaataaagacaaataaaattatttgtgtatgttaaaaatagataaataattttaataaataatatgttaataaaactatttctatatattctttttaaaataaataaaatgaaaaaaatatattacattccaacaaattattattattattttccctattctcttccattcctgagaacaccttggaaataagaacgcgtgcgattgagaacattggcgtgcgaagtATAGGATAAGCCGTGGAAGAGCATGAGCAAACGAgcgaggaaaaaataaaataaataattttaataaataatatgttaataaaatcattcttatatattcttttttaaataataaataaaatgaaaaaaatatattacattcaaacaaattattattattattttccctattctcttccacttctgagaacaccttagaaataagaacgcgtgcgattgagaacacTGGCATGCGaagtatagaaaataaaataaataattttaataaataatatgttaataaaaccatttttatatattctttttaaaataaataatatgaaaaaatatgttacatttaaacaaattattattagtagATGATAGAGGCGGTTTCTGGACCACTTAGTGGTGGGGGAAAGGGGAAGTGTGTGACGTCACGGGGGAGGTATGTGACGCCACGGTGGAGGGGGAGGGGTATGGGGGGTATCCCCctcgttaattaatttaattgatatcaagcaattaattaaaataatttttatatcaaggtattagttaaaataataatttttatatcagactattaattaaaataattttttttttttatatcaagctattaacataatttttatattatagtattaattaaaataatttttatattaattttatattaatttattaaaaattttaaataggaaaataaaataacaattgttggAGAAATCACCACCGTTACCATGAGTCTCCCGAATaattctatctctctctctctctctctctctctctctctctctccacaatAACGTTTTTTCCAAATTGCTGTCTGCTAAactaatgttaataaattaatatgaatttttattatgtttatattaggttaatattaacctactatcaatttaatataaattttatattaatttattaacattagtttagcaaataacaatttgggaataaacgttttgcccttctctctctctctgtctccctccctcCTGTGCGCTCTCGCTCGCGCACGTTAAGGCTATTGTATATGGTTTTCTCTCTCCTGTCCACACACATTGTTCTCGCTTGAATATGGTGTGACTAATGCTTATATCTTTTAAGGGAACAATGGTTAAAAGTaggaaaagataatattgaagacatcgttataatatttcaattttttcttatttatttgtcatgtaATGCATCATGTACAATATTATCTAAAGCGTAAGCTAACATTTCACATTCTAAAAGCgaagttttatcatatttttctcacaAGAGTTTTGCCGCAtcgcatttattattaacataattttggcgTAAAAGggttacaaaatatatttttcgctcactgtatatgtatattgatataaagagTAATATATATGCTCGACGCATTGTTCGAGCTCAAACAGAAAAAGTACAGTTTTTGGTTTCAAATACATGCAAGTATCgcgtaatgttaatttaacaatattttcattacgcaGTTTAATGAGTTGTACAATAAGATCTTCAATCGGTAATGCTGAGGAAGGAGAAGTCGACTGCACGAGTCGTTCAATGTCCGCACGTTTCTGGAACAGTGCTGTCCACGTTGCATGAGCCAGAATTATTTGATTGCCTCGGTTGTCACCAATAAGTACCTCCACAAACGATGTTGGTCCTACGCTGATTCTAATGTCGAGATATTTATACGCTGTGGACGTCAATGCCAATCTCCCCAAAATGTGAGGCGTATACCGTggcaatgttctgtaaataaaaaaatatggataagTTAGTTGCAAAAacggaaacaaaatataaaaaatgtataaaaattataaatacttacacTTTTTCACACATTTCGTCCTGTTGAAGCGGCACGTAGTAGTCCATTCTtttctcgtatatatatattttttttttctttctgagTTTTTGACTGTTCACTGATCGACTGATGCGACAGCGTTTTCTTGCTTCCTTTCTATTATGTAATCCTCTCCTCTATTTTGTAATCTTTTCCATAtatccaataaaataaattttttacatcactTGTTCGTATTTAATACAGATTATAACTTAACGAAGGTCCACTCGTGAAATTTCTCTACGTCAGAAAGCTTGCCACGAATCACATGGTTGCGTCTATAAAGCTTTGAGATTGTATCGTGATCACAgttactattataatttgatatgtctaTAAATGTACGATAATTGTATCTACCATGTAGGGAACAGGGAAATAATCTGTTCTCATGATCGTTATAGTCTCAGTGTTCCTAATTTATAGAGCTAGCAGTATCACATCGTACATTCCGGAAAATTCTTAGAGTAATATCATTCAAATCTAGAAATTTCTCATAGATATTacttattgaaaagaaaatcttcaaaagaagttttattcaacttaatcataggaagaaaaaataatggaaaatctattgtaatgttttatctTGACATAGAAAATCcgcttttttctaaaattgatatgatttatctttatggggtgctttatattaatttattaaaaaattagtttagcaaataacaattatttaggaataaacgtattgctttctctctctttctctctgtctccctccctcCTGCTCTCTTGCCCACACACATTATGTTCTCGGTCGCATAGTATGACTAACGCTTTATCTTCTATGACAATAATATATACTCAAACaatgattaaacattaattgaacatcaattgaaccacgttgttctatgatcgaacgtctattgaaccacattgatcaataattgaacatcaattgaacgtctatcgaaccacattgttccatgatcgaacgtctatcgaaccgcgttgttctatgatcgaacgtctatcgaaccacattgttccatgatcgaacgtctatcgaaccgcgttgttctatgatcgaacgtctattgaaccacattgatcaataattgaacatcaattgaacgtctatcgaaccacattgttccatgatcgaaggtctatcgaaccgcgttgttccataatcgaacgtctatcgaaccacattgttccatggTCGAACATCGATTGAACTAcgttgttctatgatcgaacgtctattgaaccacattgatcaataattgaacatcaattgaacgtctatcgaaccacattgtttcatgatcgaacgtctatcgaaccgcgtTGTTCCATAATCGTACTACTATTGAATCATTATTATACCACTATTGATTCTTAACTATCGGGatagggaaagaaaaaaatatatatatttatgtattttatatttttattttttcaaataatacaatttttcttttagcgttgtgaccaccaattatacattttaaatacatttttttatgcgcAATTCTTAACATGTTTTCCACATTGTATAGTGTTAgtagcatctaatttattcaaagattccaTGTCTTCATAATCAGCATCTATGGTCTTGATGACTACATTATCTCTCGCATCAGCATCCAGCATATCCTTCAACCACTCTTGTTTTTCATGCCCCTTAACATATACAAGATCTTCATCGTCGTCACCATCGATGTCATCATTCTTTATACAATGTTTCATCCCAATGgctatagaggagaagagagtattgcgtaatattaatttttgtaagaataacgtttctgtaaacatttattatatcatcACTTATTCTGGTACATGCTAtgtattgcaaaatatacaaaattagaGGCTTCCTACAGCagcttgtaaatttataattggtttTAAACGTCAAAATcttcaaagatataaaatatgcaaagtgTGAACGACACTATTGAATGAGGTTATTACACAAGTTGTTCCATCATACAATGTTTCATCCCACCCCAATGGCTATAGAGGAAGAGAGGGTAATACAACACCCATTTAGATTTTatcgaataactttgtttataattaatattttctattgaaacttgaacgctTACATTCATCAAAgtattgtttgacagattcaaaactaaaaataatgaaatacttattatttgggacgtgatttataaaaatctaatgcactgtatAATTGCTGGAAGAAGAAAAGTGGTTATAAAATggctattcataaaaaataatttttaaaaattagtttagtttaaaaaaaacgcaGTACCTTGTtaccaaattatatattttttattttccattgttcagaattttcctgatttagaatttttctgtattcagaaactttagaaataccattaaaaagttcattagaaatattactttatccctgtttaacattaagaggatgctatagtgaccgaagaacttcttCGACGTTaacactgcagattatttttcgagagagaccaggctatcactctttgtccaacgcatatttctgtctttgtttttcgattattttgtcatctgcaaaaagacctatcaactacagtcactccTCTGCTTGtcatcgtttacgtgcgctaaacaaaatttgtacacgtacagctgtttacatgttaaatctttttgttaagcttttgactggaatgacacataatcagtgttgtttgttagagttttctgaagtccggGCTGGTCtaatttcatacatacgagctacagaacatcagtaaatgacaaaagttaatctCAGTTGACAAATTcacgagccaaaaataaataaatttttaactttttgttctattttctcgtaaaatttaccaccCCAGACTTTGTTTTGCGTACTCTTATTCTGCAAAAGgcttttgtgatctgtagagccaattcgaaaattaataaaCACTGTAATTCCCATCAGTATATCATTccttaaacaacaaacataaaatgatgtctctaatgtttctaaacaccgccctgtagaatgataatcgatttatcgaagaaatatttcaatataaaaattttgcttaaaaatccatattaacaaatttccatgttattgttttaactttttataactcaaaattatacggccgaataaaaagttaaataataaaaaaacactcagtgtatgtaccttcgtgtgataatacacccAAGTTCAACAATAATGAGGAAATGTACATAATTAAACGTTaaaagtgtatcttgaaaaaagtttaaaaatgctcaaatatcaaaatgccttataacaattgcaagtcattatgtattgaaatattagcatcactagaaacggcgggctactaaacgaataactccataagcaattgttagaatacgtcacctaataacggataTAATAAgaatagccatattgtcgacagtagccataataccctctccTCCTCTACCaaagcatttttgaaaaatgttcttatttctttataaaacaaCCGAATTTCCGCGTATGCCAAAGCTGTTATCAATGAGCTGTATTACACGAGATGTTAACGTATAGctattgttaatacaaaaatcTGTAGCGTTTCGAACGGCTCGACTAACTCTCGCAAAtctatatattgaaaatcacatattatacatatcaatAAGACAgtcacgcacgcacacgcacacgcacacgcgcaagcacgcacgcacacacactcacacacacacacacacacacacacacacacgcgcgcgcgcgcgcgcgcgggtgcTCGCTCGCATGCACAAAGTCTGGAAGCACTTAATCCAACTACATTAGAGGATTCAAACTTTCTGAAGATTGTCATACAGTGCTTGCTATCTCTCGATGGTGAGCGTTAAATCATGCAAAAAACAGTGAttttctcataatattaaatgttatggTTTTCTCGCTTTATTTTGATCGTGCAGACTACATTGTACCATGACAGAACATTTCCTGTATCACGATCTCTTGTACTATCTACGTATCatttaacaaacatttattatacgTCTATCAAACCGCATTGTATCGTAGTTGAACGTCTAGCGTACGTTCATCGAACCGCTATGAGTTCATTATCAAACCACATTGTACCGTTATTGAATCGCTATCAGTTTACTATTGAAGTGTTCGTTAAAGACAGAGAAAATGACCAgaggtttaattttaatttatacacattttattattttaaaaagtagacATGTACgtcttttttgttgttgttttgTGGTATGATAAATGATCATTCATGGTTCGAGAGTAGTTTGATGGACGTGCAATGGATGTTCAATAGTGGTATGTAGATGGTACAAAAGATGTTTAATCATAGTACAGGAAACGTTTGATGATAGTACAATACAGTACGATAGATATACTATACATGTTCGATCGTAGTACGCAAGTGGTTTGATTATGATGTTTAATTATGGTACatgtatgttttttttgttgttttgtgGTACAATAAATGATCATTCATTGTTCGAGAGTAGTGTGATAGATGTACGATGGATGTTCGATGGTGGTATGTAAATGGTATAAGAAATGTTTGATTATAATATAGGAGACGTTCGATAATGGTATAATGCAGTACAATAGATATACTATACATGTTCAACCGTATTACGCAAGTGGTTCGATTATGATGTTTTATTATGGTACATGTATGTCTTCTTTGTTGTTTTGTGATACGATAAATGATTCATGGTTCGATAGATGTCCGTTAACGGATTAGTTAGCAAGTCAATATCAGTATGATACACGTTCAACCCTAGTTTGATAGATGTATGATTATTGTATATAGAGATACATAAATGATTCAACTAAGATTTAGCGGTTGGTACATGATAAAATGTGAATTCCTTTGTTACCGCGAATGCatctaaagataaaaaatgctttactttaattttaaaataaactagtaTAGGCTTGGAATTTATTATCGGGAGTTATTAAAAtctgcaataataatattacgtgTCAATAATACTGATTTACTTATCCACAACATCTTCATAAAATAAACGTAAACAAACACATAAAAAAGTATGTAATATGTATTGTNNNNNNNNNNNNNNNNNNNNNNNNNNNNNNNNNNNNNNNNNNNNNNNNNNNNNNNNNNNNNNNNNNNNNNNNNNNNNNNNNNNNNNNNNNNNNNNNNNNNATATtgtcttgaaaatattttctagaactgcagacaaaagaaaaaaaaaatcacttaaataaaaaaagaatgaaaaagaaaaaaaaataacccaactggaaataaataaactttttgaatAGGGAAAGTCGGCTTTAGAAGAAAGATGAGATAaaggaaggaaaggagggagaggaaggGAGAGGGAAAAGGAAGTAGAAGGGAATGATAAGGAAAAGAGAAGAGTGAGAAGGCCGAGCAAGGCAGAAAGTCTAATAAGGGATAGATCAAAT
The Solenopsis invicta isolate M01_SB chromosome 16, UNIL_Sinv_3.0, whole genome shotgun sequence genome window above contains:
- the LOC113005300 gene encoding uncharacterized protein LOC113005300; its protein translation is MDYYVPLQQDEMCEKVTLPRYTPHILGRLALTSTAYKYLDIRISVGPTSFVEVLIGDNRGNQIILAHATWTALFQKRADIERLVQSTSPSSALPIEDLIVQLIKLRNENIVKLTLRDTCMYLKPKTVLFLFELEQCVEHIYYSLYQYTYTVSEKYIL